One genomic region from Argentina anserina chromosome 2, drPotAnse1.1, whole genome shotgun sequence encodes:
- the LOC126784530 gene encoding protein ACCELERATED CELL DEATH 6-like isoform X1, which produces MIHTFTGQKHDSSVTINIPDNVQNIENGQVKKNSIMDTVAGSLARIYRNLWKHTGIPEIYETKRIHDRSNDFLECMCEVIKDLNHKAIQDGMVYAAVLRAVERGIPEFVTRVCKENRELVRSTNELGRSIFHYAIECRQEKVYSLIYGHDMRSAISTITDHSNNNMLHMAAFLSPFSQLHKIPSAAMQMQRELQWFKEVENIVAPKARELVNWTDHMTPRELFTKTHSKLLKDGESWMKETATSFTVVGALIVTLMFATAFTVPGGYNQDTGLPIFIDERLFMVFIISDATSLFSATTSSLMFLGILTSRYAEDDFLKLLPTKMIIGLFTLFFSITTMMIAFCAALLLILQEKPWTAIPIILLSCVPVTLFAAIKIPLLVHMIASTYGRGIFNNKVDKWL; this is translated from the exons ATGATCCATACTTTCACAGGTCAAAAGCATGATTCTTCTGTTACCATTAACATCCCCGATAACGTTCAGAATATTGAAAATGgccaagtaaaaaaaaacagtataATGGATACAG TTGCAGGTTCACTCGCCAGAATTTATAGGAATTTGTGGAAGCATACAG GAATTCCTGAAATATACGAAACCAAACGGATTCATGATCGGTCTAATGATTTTCTTGAGTGCATGTGCGAAGTGATAAAGGACTTAAACCACAAAGCTATTCAAGATGGTATGGTATATGCTGCAGTATTACGAGCTGTTGAACGGGGGATTCCTGAGTTCGTTACTCGTGTATGTAAAGAAAATCGAGAACTTGTGCGTAGTACTAATGAACTCGGAAGGAGCATATTTCATTACGCAATTGAATGCCGGCAGGAAAAAGTTTATAGCCTTATATACGGGCATGACATGAGAAGTGCGATTTCAACAATTACAGATCATTCCAACAATAACATGTTACATATGGCCGCATTTTTGTCCCCATTCTCGCAACTTCATAAAATTCCAAGTGCGGCTATGCAAATGCAGAGAGAACTACAATGGTTCAAG GAGGTAGAGAACATTGTAGCTCCTAAGGCTCGTGAACTTGTTAACTGGACAGACCATATGACTCCACGAGAGCTTTTCACAAAAACTCACAGTAAATTGTTGAAAGATGGAGAAAGTTGGATGAAAGAGACGGCGACTTCTTTTACAGTCGTCGGTGCTCTCATTGTCACATTGATGTTTGCTACTGCGTTTACTGTTCCGGGAGGATATAATCAAGATACAGGTCTCCCCATCTTCATAGACGAAAGGTTATTCATGGTGTTTATAATTTCTGATGCCACATCGTTATTTTCTGCAACAACTTCATCATTGATGTTTCTGGGCATCTTGACTTCACGTTATGCAGAAGATGATTTCCTAAAATTGTTACCTACAAAAATGATAATTGGGCTATTCACGCTCTTTTTCTCTATTACAACCATGATGATAGCTTTCTGTGCTGCCCTTCTACTTATATTGCAAGAGAAACCGTGGACAGCCATTCCAATCATTTTGCTCTCTTGTGTTCCGGTGACGTTATTCGCAGCAATAAAAATTCCACTTCTGGTCCATATGATTGCGTCAACTTATGGACGAGGAATATTCAATAACAAGGTCGACAAATGGCTATAA
- the LOC126783816 gene encoding uncharacterized protein LOC126783816, giving the protein MINMLRWNSDATTAAPASIVHHARNAYGDNYQDWSKHVETYLLGEDLWDVVESTSEIPKQAHYKAEFKFWRKNNARALHIIRKCCGPDQFALIRDETSASKAWHKLSTMFKPDNAPDNNEEEFGKHEVLYHAVKNNDWNKASVHLIKHPDAVRAKITYLGKTALHTAADAGHLDIVKSLVELMKEDDLAIKGKDEKTALVVATNRGDIEMARCMVTKNKKLVSIPDRSGRLPVVLAYRNSHWNLAKYLYENTPPEDLMPENGPNGATLISQCFYAKKYGKRFLVLEYLSILRTL; this is encoded by the exons ATGATCAATAT GTTGAGGTGGAACTCAGATGCAACTACAGCAGCCCCTGCTTCAATTGTTCACCATGCCCGGAACGCGTATGGAGATAACTATCAGGATTGGAGTAAGCACGTCGAAACCTACTTGTTGGGGGAAGATCTTTGGGACGTTGTGGAAAGCACGAGTGAAATTCCTAAACAAGCACACTATAAAGCTGAATTCAAGTTTTGGAGGAAGAACAATGCCAGGGCTTTGCATATAATCCGAAAGTGTTGCGGGCCTGATCAGTTTGCTTTAATTCGGGATGAGACTTCGGCCAGTAAGGCGTGGCATAAGTTGTCAACAATGTTCAAACCAGATAACGCACCAG ACAACAATGAAGAAGAATTTGGTAAACATGAAGTGCTTTATCATGCTGTGAAGAACAACGATTGGAACAAAGCAAGTGTGCATCTTATTAAACATCCTGATGCCGTAAGAGCAAAGATTACATATTTAGGCAAGACAGCTCTCCACACAGCAGCAGATGCGGGGCATTTGGATATTGTTAAATCTTTGGTGGAATTGATGAAAGAAGACGACTTAGCAATAAAAGGGAAGGATGAGAAAACAGCTCTTGTTGTTGCTACTAATAGAGGAGACATTGAAATGGCTCGCTGCATGGTAACAAAGAATAAGAAGTTAGTTAGCATCCCTGATCGTTCCGGAAGACTACCAGTTGTGTTGGCTTATCGCAATAGCCACTGGAATTTGGCTAAATATCTTTATGAGAATACACCACCTGAAGACCTTATGCCAGAGAATGGACCAAATGGTGCAACTCTTATTTCTCAATGTTTTTATGCGAAAAAATATGGTAAGAGATTTTTAGTTCTTGAATATTTATCAATACTAAGGACTTTATAA
- the LOC126782951 gene encoding pentatricopeptide repeat-containing protein At5g39710 codes for MPLPRPHIPTQSPFRFAPSDALLADKAITYLKRHPHNLHSFSSDFTPEAASCLLLKSQFDQTLTLKFLNWARHRNFFTFQSKCLALHILTRFKLYRSAQALAEDVAVTAEDDKGKLVFDCLTDSMQVCNSSSAVFDLVVKSYSHLNLVDKALNVVDLAKAHGFMPAVLSYNAILDAVIRSRGSVQFAEEVFSEMIRSGVSPNVYTYNILIRGYSAAGNVEMVLYFWGEMERNGCLPNVVTYNTLIDAYCKLKRMDDAFGLLRSMALKGLEPNLISYNVVINGLCREGRMEETSQVVEEMKRKGFVPDEVTYNTLISGYCKEGNFHQALVLQEEMQRSGLCPNVVTYTALINAMCKANNLNRAMEFFEQMRVRGLRPNERTYTTLIDGFSQQGLLNEAHGLLNEMVGSGFLPSVVTYNALINGYCLLGRMEEALGIVQDMVGKGLAPDVISYSTIITGFCRHQELESAFQMKMEMLEKGISPDSVTYSSLIQGVSQQGRLVDACDLFQEMISMGLGPDEFTYTTLINAYCKEGDLNKALQLNDEMIKKGFLPDVVTYSVLINGLNKQARTREAKKLLLKLFYDKSVPDDVTYNTLIESCTNVEFKSVVALVKGFCMKGLMKEADQVFETVIKRKYKPNGAVYDVIIHGHCREGNVQKALDLYKEMLRSGFLPHTVAVIALIRELFTEGMNNELSQVIENTLRSSELTDAELAKLLVETNHKEGNMDAVFNVLGEMAKDGLLPNSGPSTCEGG; via the coding sequence ATGCCCCTCCCAAGACCACATATCCCAACCCAGTCCCCATTCCGCTTCGCTCCCTCCGACGCCCTCCTCGCGGACAAAGCAATCACCTACCTCAAGCGCCACCCTCACAACCTCCATTCTTTCTCTTCCGATTTTACCCCTGAAGCCGCCTCCTGCCTACTCCTCAAGTCCCAATTCGaccaaaccctaaccctaaagtTCCTCAACTGGGCCCGCCACCGCAACTTCTTCACCTTCCAATCCAAGTGCCTCGCCCTCCACATCCTCACCCGCTTCAAGCTCTACAGGTCCGCCCAGGCCCTCGCCGAGGACGTCGCCGTCACCGCCGAAGATGACAAGGGCAAGTTGGTCTTTGACTGCCTCACTGACTCAATGCAGGTCTGCAATTCCAGCTCGGCGGTTTTCGACTTGGTAGTCAAGTCTTActctcatttgaatttagtTGATAAGGCTTTAAATGTTGTTGATTTAGCTAAAGCTCATGGATTTATGCCCGCCGTGCTTTCCTATAATGCGATTTTAGATGCTGTGATTAGGTCTAGAGGCTCTGTTCAGTTTGCCGAGGAGGTGTTTAGTGAGATGATTAGGAGTGGTGTCTCGCCGAATGTCTAtacttataatattttgattaGGGGGTACAGCGCGGCGGGGAATGTGGAAATGGTGTTGTATTTTTGGGGTGAGATGGAGAGGAATGGGTGCTTGCCGAATGTGGTTACGTATAATACGTTGATTGATGCTTATTGTAAGTTAAAGAGGATGGATGACGCGTTCGGGTTGTTGAGGTCGATGGCGTTGAAGGGCCTGGAGCCGAATTTGATTTCGTATAATGTGGTGATTAATGGGTTGTGTCGAGAAGGGAGAATGGAGGAGACAAGTCAGGTTGTTGAGGAAATGAAAAGGAAGGGTTTTGTTCCGGATGAGGTGACTTATAATACACTTATTAGTGGGTATTGTAAGGAAGGTAATTTTCACCAAGCACTTGTGTTGCAGGAGGAGATGCAGAGGAGCGGTTTGTGTCCAAATGTTGTCACTTATACAGCATTGATCAATGCAATGTGCAAGGCTAACAATTTGAATCGAGCGATGGAGTTTTTCGAGCAGATGCGTGTTAGAGGACTTCGTCCGAATGAGAGGACGTATACTACATTGATAGATGGCTTCTCCCAACAGGGTTTATTAAATGAAGCTCATGGTCTTCTGAATGAAATGGTTGGGAGTGGATTCCTACCTTCAGTTGTGACTTACAATGCCCTTATCAATGGATACTGCTTATTAGGCAGGATGGAAGAGGCCCTGGGAATTGTACAAGATATGGTAGGGAAAGGGCTCGCCCCTGATGTAATAAGTTATAGTACTATCATCACCGGGTTTTGTCGGCATCAGGAATTGGAGAGTGCGTTCCAAATGAAGATGGAGATGTTGGAGAAGGGGATATCACCAGATTCTGTAACCTATTCATCACTAATTCAAGGTGTCTCTCAGCAAGGGAGATTAGTTGACGCTTGTGACCTTTTCCAAGAAATGATAAGTATGGGTTTGGGTCCTGATGAATTCACATACACAACCTTGATAAATGCTTACTGCAAGGAAGGGGATTTGAATAAGGCTCTTCAGTTGAATGATGAAATGATAAAGAAAGGTTTCCTACCTGATGTTGTGACATATAGTGTGCTTATCAATGGACTTAATAAACAAGCTCGGACGAGAGAAGCAAAGAAGCTTCTACTCAAATTGTTCTACGACAAGTCTGTCCCAGATGATGTCACATACAATACTTTAATAGAGAGCTGCACAAAtgttgaatttaagagtgtggTGGCTCTTGTGAAGGGATTCTGTATGAAGGGTTTGATGAAAGAGGCAGATCAAGTTTTTGAAACAGTTATTAAGAGGAAATACAAACCTAATGGTGCAGTTTATGACGTTATCATACATGGTCATTGTAGGGAAGGAAATGTTCAGAAGGCATTGGATCTGTACAAGGAGATGTTGCGTTCTGGTTTTCTCCCTCATACTGTGGCTGTTATTGCGCTGATTAGAGAACTTTTTACAGAGGGAATGAATAATGAACTGAGTCAAGTCATTGAGAACACTTTGAGGAGCTCTGAGCTTACTGATGCTGAGCTTGCAAAGCTACTTGTTGAAACAAACCATAAAGAAGGAAATATGGATGCAGTTTTCAATGTCCTTGGTGAAATGGCCAAGGATGGTCTCCTTCCAAACAGTGGACCAAGCACTTGTGAAGGGGGATGA
- the LOC126784530 gene encoding protein ACCELERATED CELL DEATH 6-like isoform X2, with protein sequence MDTVAGSLARIYRNLWKHTGIPEIYETKRIHDRSNDFLECMCEVIKDLNHKAIQDGMVYAAVLRAVERGIPEFVTRVCKENRELVRSTNELGRSIFHYAIECRQEKVYSLIYGHDMRSAISTITDHSNNNMLHMAAFLSPFSQLHKIPSAAMQMQRELQWFKEVENIVAPKARELVNWTDHMTPRELFTKTHSKLLKDGESWMKETATSFTVVGALIVTLMFATAFTVPGGYNQDTGLPIFIDERLFMVFIISDATSLFSATTSSLMFLGILTSRYAEDDFLKLLPTKMIIGLFTLFFSITTMMIAFCAALLLILQEKPWTAIPIILLSCVPVTLFAAIKIPLLVHMIASTYGRGIFNNKVDKWL encoded by the exons ATGGATACAG TTGCAGGTTCACTCGCCAGAATTTATAGGAATTTGTGGAAGCATACAG GAATTCCTGAAATATACGAAACCAAACGGATTCATGATCGGTCTAATGATTTTCTTGAGTGCATGTGCGAAGTGATAAAGGACTTAAACCACAAAGCTATTCAAGATGGTATGGTATATGCTGCAGTATTACGAGCTGTTGAACGGGGGATTCCTGAGTTCGTTACTCGTGTATGTAAAGAAAATCGAGAACTTGTGCGTAGTACTAATGAACTCGGAAGGAGCATATTTCATTACGCAATTGAATGCCGGCAGGAAAAAGTTTATAGCCTTATATACGGGCATGACATGAGAAGTGCGATTTCAACAATTACAGATCATTCCAACAATAACATGTTACATATGGCCGCATTTTTGTCCCCATTCTCGCAACTTCATAAAATTCCAAGTGCGGCTATGCAAATGCAGAGAGAACTACAATGGTTCAAG GAGGTAGAGAACATTGTAGCTCCTAAGGCTCGTGAACTTGTTAACTGGACAGACCATATGACTCCACGAGAGCTTTTCACAAAAACTCACAGTAAATTGTTGAAAGATGGAGAAAGTTGGATGAAAGAGACGGCGACTTCTTTTACAGTCGTCGGTGCTCTCATTGTCACATTGATGTTTGCTACTGCGTTTACTGTTCCGGGAGGATATAATCAAGATACAGGTCTCCCCATCTTCATAGACGAAAGGTTATTCATGGTGTTTATAATTTCTGATGCCACATCGTTATTTTCTGCAACAACTTCATCATTGATGTTTCTGGGCATCTTGACTTCACGTTATGCAGAAGATGATTTCCTAAAATTGTTACCTACAAAAATGATAATTGGGCTATTCACGCTCTTTTTCTCTATTACAACCATGATGATAGCTTTCTGTGCTGCCCTTCTACTTATATTGCAAGAGAAACCGTGGACAGCCATTCCAATCATTTTGCTCTCTTGTGTTCCGGTGACGTTATTCGCAGCAATAAAAATTCCACTTCTGGTCCATATGATTGCGTCAACTTATGGACGAGGAATATTCAATAACAAGGTCGACAAATGGCTATAA
- the LOC126784530 gene encoding protein ACCELERATED CELL DEATH 6-like isoform X3 yields the protein MIHTFTGQKHDSSVTINIPDNVQNIENGQVKKNSIMDTVAGSLARIYRNLWKHTVLRAVERGIPEFVTRVCKENRELVRSTNELGRSIFHYAIECRQEKVYSLIYGHDMRSAISTITDHSNNNMLHMAAFLSPFSQLHKIPSAAMQMQRELQWFKEVENIVAPKARELVNWTDHMTPRELFTKTHSKLLKDGESWMKETATSFTVVGALIVTLMFATAFTVPGGYNQDTGLPIFIDERLFMVFIISDATSLFSATTSSLMFLGILTSRYAEDDFLKLLPTKMIIGLFTLFFSITTMMIAFCAALLLILQEKPWTAIPIILLSCVPVTLFAAIKIPLLVHMIASTYGRGIFNNKVDKWL from the exons ATGATCCATACTTTCACAGGTCAAAAGCATGATTCTTCTGTTACCATTAACATCCCCGATAACGTTCAGAATATTGAAAATGgccaagtaaaaaaaaacagtataATGGATACAG TTGCAGGTTCACTCGCCAGAATTTATAGGAATTTGTGGAAGCATACAG TATTACGAGCTGTTGAACGGGGGATTCCTGAGTTCGTTACTCGTGTATGTAAAGAAAATCGAGAACTTGTGCGTAGTACTAATGAACTCGGAAGGAGCATATTTCATTACGCAATTGAATGCCGGCAGGAAAAAGTTTATAGCCTTATATACGGGCATGACATGAGAAGTGCGATTTCAACAATTACAGATCATTCCAACAATAACATGTTACATATGGCCGCATTTTTGTCCCCATTCTCGCAACTTCATAAAATTCCAAGTGCGGCTATGCAAATGCAGAGAGAACTACAATGGTTCAAG GAGGTAGAGAACATTGTAGCTCCTAAGGCTCGTGAACTTGTTAACTGGACAGACCATATGACTCCACGAGAGCTTTTCACAAAAACTCACAGTAAATTGTTGAAAGATGGAGAAAGTTGGATGAAAGAGACGGCGACTTCTTTTACAGTCGTCGGTGCTCTCATTGTCACATTGATGTTTGCTACTGCGTTTACTGTTCCGGGAGGATATAATCAAGATACAGGTCTCCCCATCTTCATAGACGAAAGGTTATTCATGGTGTTTATAATTTCTGATGCCACATCGTTATTTTCTGCAACAACTTCATCATTGATGTTTCTGGGCATCTTGACTTCACGTTATGCAGAAGATGATTTCCTAAAATTGTTACCTACAAAAATGATAATTGGGCTATTCACGCTCTTTTTCTCTATTACAACCATGATGATAGCTTTCTGTGCTGCCCTTCTACTTATATTGCAAGAGAAACCGTGGACAGCCATTCCAATCATTTTGCTCTCTTGTGTTCCGGTGACGTTATTCGCAGCAATAAAAATTCCACTTCTGGTCCATATGATTGCGTCAACTTATGGACGAGGAATATTCAATAACAAGGTCGACAAATGGCTATAA